The proteins below come from a single Molothrus ater isolate BHLD 08-10-18 breed brown headed cowbird chromosome 3, BPBGC_Mater_1.1, whole genome shotgun sequence genomic window:
- the MTFR2 gene encoding mitochondrial fission regulator 2 isoform X1: MALLLLQLLRRLLRYLGWPQHQAAFFETHVFGSSISRTLGTCLPSAVSSGWHFQQLYAVIRKYQAKVTSVCQKKEYGSTRSVVRRLGTILSLEPYPRPYFQFVQDPSPVGYDEQTAAPAPVAPSLADVLWVANDEGQVCTRLRTELRRKENSTAPPHPYPRLDSIQHIPKNSAQKVGVDQAALQKISALEDELTFLRAQIAAIVSVQTLGSVPSQAFKTLSTPGGFYPLPAMTSTPLSVSHNHFVIPSPPPLPSGAPSAVDASNSALELIKQRRAARNSDSAAANSTDHQRTKNFPSMMDVLKDLNKVQLRAVERSPGGTPLSRPNKMQSSDWDPVAVLTQALKQKFAHKNDDEDDSLDKENNSFDSSPFSSPEVPVVGRCSLKPNAKPSLTRTDGVKQPNLWMWCFYKKHKTERRLLLLWSSVFGTWGIQESSMCAGKTKIYCCGS, translated from the exons atggcgctgctgctgctgcagcttctccgCCGGCTGCTGCGCTACCTCGGCTGGCCGCAGCACCAG GCCGCGTTTTTTGAAACTCACGTGTTTGGCAGCAGTATCAGTCGTACTCTCGGAACTTGCCTTCCTTCAGCAGTCTCATCAGGATGGCATTTCCAGCAGTTATATGCTGTCATAAGGAAGTATCAGGCCAAG gTCACATCTGTGTGCCAAAAAAAGGAATATGGATCTACTCGAAGTGTTGTCCGTAGACTTGGGACAATTCTTTCCTTGGAGCCCTACCCCAGACCTTATTTTCAA TTTGTTCAAGACCCAAGTCCAGTGGGTTATGATGAAcaaactgcagctccagctcctgtggctccATCACTTGCTGACGTCCTGTGGGTGGCAAATGATGAAGGACAAGTATGTACTAGACTTAG gactgaactgaggagaaaagagaacagTACGGCTCCTCCTCATCCATATCCACGTCTGGATTCAATACAGCACATTCCAAAAAACAGTGCACAAAAAGTTGGTGTTGATCAAGCAGCACTCCAGAAAATTTCTGCCCTTGAAGATGAGCTGACCTTTCTTCGTGCTCAGATTGCTGCAATTGTTTCAGTGCAGACCTTGGGAAGTGTTCCTTCAC AAGCCTTTAAAACACTCAGCACTCCAGGTGGATTTTACCCACTCCCAGCCATGACTTCTACGCCATTGTCCGTCTCTCACAATCACTTTGTAATTCCCTCGCCTCCTCCACTTCCTTCTGGTGCACCATCTGCTGTTGATGCTAGTAATTCTGCACTGGAACTTATCAAACAACGCCGAGCTGCAAGAAACAGTGATTCAGCTGCAGCTAACAGTACTGATCACCAGAGGACAAAGAACTTTCCCAGTATGATGGATGTTTTGAAAGACCTAAACAAAGTTCAGTTGCGAGCTGTTGAGAG GTCTCCTGGAGGTACTCCTCTTTCTAGACCCAATAAGATGCAAAGTTCAGATTGGGATCCGGTTGCTGTACTAACTCAAGCTCTAAAGCAGAAATTTGCACATAAAaatgatgatgaagatgattCCTtggacaaagaaaataattcttttgatAGCTCTCCATTTTCTAGTCCTGAGGTTCCAGTG GTTGGGCGCTGCAGTCTGAAGCCAAATGCAAAACCCAGCCTTACAAGAACTGATGGAGTTAAGCAG CCCAACTTGTGGATGTGGTGCTTTTACAAGAAGCACAAAACTGAGAGAAGGCTTCTATTGCTATGGAGCAGTGTCTTTGGAACCTGGGGAATCCAAGAGAGCAGTATGTGTGCGGGGAAAACAAAGATTTATTGCTGTGGGAGCTGA
- the MTFR2 gene encoding mitochondrial fission regulator 2 isoform X3, whose amino-acid sequence MALLLLQLLRRLLRYLGWPQHQAAFFETHVFGSSISRTLGTCLPSAVSSGWHFQQLYAVIRKYQAKVTSVCQKKEYGSTRSVVRRLGTILSLEPYPRPYFQFVQDPSPVGYDEQTAAPAPVAPSLADVLWVANDEGQVCTRLRTELRRKENSTAPPHPYPRLDSIQHIPKNSAQKVGVDQAALQKISALEDELTFLRAQIAAIVSVQTLGSVPSQAFKTLSTPGGFYPLPAMTSTPLSVSHNHFVIPSPPPLPSGAPSAVDASNSALELIKQRRAARNSDSAAANSTDHQRTKNFPSMMDVLKDLNKVQLRAVERSPGGTPLSRPNKMQSSDWDPVAVLTQALKQKFAHKNDDEDDSLDKENNSFDSSPFSSPEVPVVGRCSLKPNAKPSLTRTDGVKQ is encoded by the exons atggcgctgctgctgctgcagcttctccgCCGGCTGCTGCGCTACCTCGGCTGGCCGCAGCACCAG GCCGCGTTTTTTGAAACTCACGTGTTTGGCAGCAGTATCAGTCGTACTCTCGGAACTTGCCTTCCTTCAGCAGTCTCATCAGGATGGCATTTCCAGCAGTTATATGCTGTCATAAGGAAGTATCAGGCCAAG gTCACATCTGTGTGCCAAAAAAAGGAATATGGATCTACTCGAAGTGTTGTCCGTAGACTTGGGACAATTCTTTCCTTGGAGCCCTACCCCAGACCTTATTTTCAA TTTGTTCAAGACCCAAGTCCAGTGGGTTATGATGAAcaaactgcagctccagctcctgtggctccATCACTTGCTGACGTCCTGTGGGTGGCAAATGATGAAGGACAAGTATGTACTAGACTTAG gactgaactgaggagaaaagagaacagTACGGCTCCTCCTCATCCATATCCACGTCTGGATTCAATACAGCACATTCCAAAAAACAGTGCACAAAAAGTTGGTGTTGATCAAGCAGCACTCCAGAAAATTTCTGCCCTTGAAGATGAGCTGACCTTTCTTCGTGCTCAGATTGCTGCAATTGTTTCAGTGCAGACCTTGGGAAGTGTTCCTTCAC AAGCCTTTAAAACACTCAGCACTCCAGGTGGATTTTACCCACTCCCAGCCATGACTTCTACGCCATTGTCCGTCTCTCACAATCACTTTGTAATTCCCTCGCCTCCTCCACTTCCTTCTGGTGCACCATCTGCTGTTGATGCTAGTAATTCTGCACTGGAACTTATCAAACAACGCCGAGCTGCAAGAAACAGTGATTCAGCTGCAGCTAACAGTACTGATCACCAGAGGACAAAGAACTTTCCCAGTATGATGGATGTTTTGAAAGACCTAAACAAAGTTCAGTTGCGAGCTGTTGAGAG GTCTCCTGGAGGTACTCCTCTTTCTAGACCCAATAAGATGCAAAGTTCAGATTGGGATCCGGTTGCTGTACTAACTCAAGCTCTAAAGCAGAAATTTGCACATAAAaatgatgatgaagatgattCCTtggacaaagaaaataattcttttgatAGCTCTCCATTTTCTAGTCCTGAGGTTCCAGTG GTTGGGCGCTGCAGTCTGAAGCCAAATGCAAAACCCAGCCTTACAAGAACTGATGGAGTTAAGCAG TAG
- the MTFR2 gene encoding mitochondrial fission regulator 2 isoform X2 produces the protein MALLLLQLLRRLLRYLGWPQHQAAFFETHVFGSSISRTLGTCLPSAVSSGWHFQQLYAVIRKYQAKVTSVCQKKEYGSTRSVVRRLGTILSLEPYPRPYFQFVQDPSPVGYDEQTAAPAPVAPSLADVLWVANDEGQVCTRLRTELRRKENSTAPPHPYPRLDSIQHIPKNSAQKVGVDQAALQKISALEDELTFLRAQIAAIVSVQTLGSVPSQAFKTLSTPGGFYPLPAMTSTPLSVSHNHFVIPSPPPLPSGAPSAVDASNSALELIKQRRAARNSDSAAANSTDHQRTKNFPSMMDVLKDLNKVQLRAVERSPGGTPLSRPNKMQSSDWDPVAVLTQALKQKFAHKNDDEDDSLDKENNSFDSSPFSSPEVPVVGRCSLKPNAKPSLTRTDGVKQVPAWKARAQI, from the exons atggcgctgctgctgctgcagcttctccgCCGGCTGCTGCGCTACCTCGGCTGGCCGCAGCACCAG GCCGCGTTTTTTGAAACTCACGTGTTTGGCAGCAGTATCAGTCGTACTCTCGGAACTTGCCTTCCTTCAGCAGTCTCATCAGGATGGCATTTCCAGCAGTTATATGCTGTCATAAGGAAGTATCAGGCCAAG gTCACATCTGTGTGCCAAAAAAAGGAATATGGATCTACTCGAAGTGTTGTCCGTAGACTTGGGACAATTCTTTCCTTGGAGCCCTACCCCAGACCTTATTTTCAA TTTGTTCAAGACCCAAGTCCAGTGGGTTATGATGAAcaaactgcagctccagctcctgtggctccATCACTTGCTGACGTCCTGTGGGTGGCAAATGATGAAGGACAAGTATGTACTAGACTTAG gactgaactgaggagaaaagagaacagTACGGCTCCTCCTCATCCATATCCACGTCTGGATTCAATACAGCACATTCCAAAAAACAGTGCACAAAAAGTTGGTGTTGATCAAGCAGCACTCCAGAAAATTTCTGCCCTTGAAGATGAGCTGACCTTTCTTCGTGCTCAGATTGCTGCAATTGTTTCAGTGCAGACCTTGGGAAGTGTTCCTTCAC AAGCCTTTAAAACACTCAGCACTCCAGGTGGATTTTACCCACTCCCAGCCATGACTTCTACGCCATTGTCCGTCTCTCACAATCACTTTGTAATTCCCTCGCCTCCTCCACTTCCTTCTGGTGCACCATCTGCTGTTGATGCTAGTAATTCTGCACTGGAACTTATCAAACAACGCCGAGCTGCAAGAAACAGTGATTCAGCTGCAGCTAACAGTACTGATCACCAGAGGACAAAGAACTTTCCCAGTATGATGGATGTTTTGAAAGACCTAAACAAAGTTCAGTTGCGAGCTGTTGAGAG GTCTCCTGGAGGTACTCCTCTTTCTAGACCCAATAAGATGCAAAGTTCAGATTGGGATCCGGTTGCTGTACTAACTCAAGCTCTAAAGCAGAAATTTGCACATAAAaatgatgatgaagatgattCCTtggacaaagaaaataattcttttgatAGCTCTCCATTTTCTAGTCCTGAGGTTCCAGTG GTTGGGCGCTGCAGTCTGAAGCCAAATGCAAAACCCAGCCTTACAAGAACTGATGGAGTTAAGCAGGTACCAGCATGGAAAGCAAGAGCTCAGATATAG